From Deltaproteobacteria bacterium, the proteins below share one genomic window:
- a CDS encoding transposase, translating into MVLEHDLELGDRFETHADAKVKLFDYIEVFYNLERRHSTLRYSSPGQFERAARMEQAAA; encoded by the coding sequence CTGGTTCTCGAGCATGACCTCGAGCTCGGAGATCGTTTCGAGACGCACGCCGATGCGAAGGTCAAGCTGTTCGACTACATCGAGGTGTTCTACAACCTGGAGCGCAGGCACTCGACGCTGAGGTACTCGAGCCCAGGTCAATTCGAGAGGGCAGCACGGATGGAGCAGGCAGCAGCGTAA